In Methanocella paludicola SANAE, the sequence CTCCGGCGGCTCTTCTGGTTTTTATATCCAGGTTAGCCTGTACTAAATTTAATAGCAATTATTAAGAGAGCGACTGCATTATTGATATTAAGAGTTCGAGATCATGCCGGATATTGTGAAAGCAAAGCCATTCCATGAATATATGAATGAATATAGAAAACAGGTGGCGAAGGGCGACATCAAAGAGGCGTATAGGGGATTGATGGAATATATCATGGACTTGAGGTCGCATTTCCAGAATAAATATCCGGATTACTTCGTATCCGGTAACATCTATTATGGGTACATGGACATGACCTATTTTTCCTTCATCCCGGAATCACTGAAACAACAAAAGTTAAAAGTCGCTATTGTTTTTGTTCATGACACATTCAGGTTTGAAGTTTGGCTGGCAGGATATAATAAGCAGGTTCAGGCAAAATACTGGAAATTGTTTAAAGAAAGTGGCTGGAATAAGTACCGCATTCCCTCAACGACAAAAGGCGCCGATTCTATAATCGAGTGCACTTTAGTTGAAAACCCGGATTTTAGCGATCTAGATTCGTTAACCAGGCAGATCGAGGAAGGGACGCTGGAATTCATTAAGGATGTTGAGGGCTTCTTATCTAAACAATAAAACTGTTCTGATAATGCTCTCTTTTCTTAAACAAATTAAAGCTTCTATTTAAATCCGTGAGATTACTAGCCGGACCGCTTCTTCAATAGATCCTCGATGTCCTTATTCCCGGCCGCTTCGGCGATCGTCATAACGGTCCCATCGAACTTATTATATATACCGATATCCGCTCCCGCATCCAGCAGGCACTCGACTACTTCTTTGTGGCCGTTCGTTACCGCCCACATCAAGGCCGTCAGGCCGAAATAGTCCTGGCTGTCGATGTAGGCGCCGGCCTTAAGCAGCATTTCGACGAATTCCCGGTTCCCGGCTGCCGCCGAGACGGCCAGTACGCTCATGCCGTCCTTATTTTTCGAGTTTACCAGGCGCATGTTTTGGGCGATGAGCTGCTGTGCCTTTTCCATGTCGTGCGACTTTAGCGCTGCCACAAATTCATTGAAAAATTCCTGTGGCTTCAGTGTACAGTCCCTGTCTCCAGGTTTCCCAAAAATACCTGATAAAAATTTTTTCATATAGACATTTGCACAGTTTATTTTTCCTTATATAATAAGCCTTTTCAAAGGGCCGAAGTAATGAATAGATCGCCGGCCGGACCAGAGGTTTAACTATAACCAAGCGCATTCAGTCGTGGGATGAACTACTGCCTGCTTCTCTTCTCCGACGTCCACGCGGATATCGAGGCGCTTGACGCATTGCTTTCGATAGCAGGCAGCAGTGACTTTGCCGCCCATTACGGCCCGATATCGAAGACCATCAACCTGGGGGATACTTTGCAGCGAGGTTACCATCCCTGCGAGGTCGTCCGAAGGCTAAAAGATGTAAAAAACCTCGTATCGGTGCTAGGCAACCACGACGAGTCATTTCTATATCATTTATCGTTATTAGGCAACGACCGCCACAGCATTCGAGTCCACGATAGCTATTTTGCCACGGACGAATACCAGGGCTTCTTCCAGGGAATCGGCAGGACTCATGTCGATATGGAAAACAAGCTTTATGCGGTGCATGGCGGGCCCATCGACCCGGCCGCAATTCCGGCGAAAGAAAAGACCATCGACGACGAGTGGATATATTCGCAGACATGGCAGCGCATATCGGTCATCGGCGAGTCGTTCATCGACTATGCCGGCTATAACTATTTACCGTCTCAGGCCTTCGATGCCGTAAAGTCCGCTTTGGGCTCCGACGGCTTCGTCATCGCCTGCGGCCACAACCACAAGGAAGCGGCCTTCGTGCAAAAGAACGGGGAAGTCGAGGACGTGCTTAATAAGCTGGACTCAGAGGAAATATCGCTGAACGGCCATAAAATAAAAGAAAAGAGGCTCCCGATAAACGATGATACCAATTATCTCGTCAGGCTGGGCATCGCAGGGCCCGAAGGCTTCCTCCAGTACGGCTGGGACACCTGCTACTTCGGCGTCCTAGCCGAGAAAGACGGAGCAAAGACATTTTACCTCCTCAGCTTCGAGATGGGAAGAAAAAAGGAAGAAGAGATCAGGCGACCGCAGACTCAATATTATGAGTGCTAAAAAAAGAAGAAGGTAATTTACTTCTTATCGTGGTCCCGGATCTCCACGCGCCTGATCTTCCCGCTGATCGTCTTCGGCAGCGCAGGCACGAATTCCACGATCCTCGGGTACTTGTAAGGCGCCGTGACCTTCTTCACGTGGTCCTGCAGCTCCTTCTTCAGGGCGTCGCTGGGCGTATAGTCCTTCTTAAGCACCACCGTCGCCTTCACGATCTGGCCCCGGATTTCGTCGGGCACCGCCGTAATGGCGCATTCCACGACCGCGGGATGCGTGATCAGGGCGCTCTCGACCTCGAAGGGCCCGATACGGTAGCCGGAACTCTTAATGACGTCGTCGGAACGGCCCACGAACCAGAAATAGCCTTCCTCATCCATCCAGGCCATGTCACCCGTATAGTAGTAGCCGTCGTGCCAGACCGATTTAGTTCTCCTATCGTCCCGGTAATAGCCATCGAAAATGCCCGCGGGCAGGCCTTTCATGGTATTGACGACGATCTCGCCCTCCTCGCCCGCCTCGCATTTTTTACCATCCAGGCTGATAAGCTCGATGTTATAACCGGGCGAGGGCTTGCCCATGGAACCGGGCCTGGGCTCTATCCAGGGATAGGTACCGAGGGCGACCGTCATTTCTGTCTGGCCGAAGCCTTCCATGAGCTTTAGGCCCGTACGCTCGAGCCATTTATTGTATACTTCCGGGTTCAGGGGCTCGCCGGCCACGACGCAGTACTTCAAGCTGGAGAAGTCGTACTTGCTCATGTCCTCGTGGATGAGGAAACGGTATATGGTCGGCGGGGCGCAGAAGGTGGTGACCTTGTATTTCGAGGTCATCGCCAGCAGCCGGGCGGGGTTGAACTCCTCGTAATCGTAGGCGAAGACGGCGCTGCCGGAGATCCACTGGCCGTAGATCTTGCCCCAGACCGCTTTGGCCCATCCCGTGTCCGCCACCGTGTAATGCAGCCCGTCGTCCATAACGTTCTGCCAGTACTTCGCCGTGAGGATGTGGCCCAGGGGATAGACGAAGTTGTGCTGGACCATCTTGGGAAGCCCCACTGTTCCCGACGTGAAATACAAGATCAGGATATCC encodes:
- a CDS encoding DUF7000 family protein, with protein sequence MPDIVKAKPFHEYMNEYRKQVAKGDIKEAYRGLMEYIMDLRSHFQNKYPDYFVSGNIYYGYMDMTYFSFIPESLKQQKLKVAIVFVHDTFRFEVWLAGYNKQVQAKYWKLFKESGWNKYRIPSTTKGADSIIECTLVENPDFSDLDSLTRQIEEGTLEFIKDVEGFLSKQ
- a CDS encoding ankyrin repeat domain-containing protein, translating into MAALKSHDMEKAQQLIAQNMRLVNSKNKDGMSVLAVSAAAGNREFVEMLLKAGAYIDSQDYFGLTALMWAVTNGHKEVVECLLDAGADIGIYNKFDGTVMTIAEAAGNKDIEDLLKKRSG
- a CDS encoding metallophosphoesterase family protein, with amino-acid sequence MNYCLLLFSDVHADIEALDALLSIAGSSDFAAHYGPISKTINLGDTLQRGYHPCEVVRRLKDVKNLVSVLGNHDESFLYHLSLLGNDRHSIRVHDSYFATDEYQGFFQGIGRTHVDMENKLYAVHGGPIDPAAIPAKEKTIDDEWIYSQTWQRISVIGESFIDYAGYNYLPSQAFDAVKSALGSDGFVIACGHNHKEAAFVQKNGEVEDVLNKLDSEEISLNGHKIKEKRLPINDDTNYLVRLGIAGPEGFLQYGWDTCYFGVLAEKDGAKTFYLLSFEMGRKKEEEIRRPQTQYYEC
- a CDS encoding AMP-binding protein encodes the protein MSLLHKFLEKTEFDSYEDFRDNFKIKVPSNFNFAYDVIDVMARETPDKLALVWCDDNGGEQIMTFADIKRMSDKVANFLKGIGIKKGDAVMLALKGRYEWWYVMVALHRIGAIAIPATHMLTTKDITYRVQLADIKMIITANEKSLIDHVDKAQKECSLKFKAVVGGKYDGWIDFDTEVEKAPEHFERPKGKEATKNEDILILYFTSGTVGLPKMVQHNFVYPLGHILTAKYWQNVMDDGLHYTVADTGWAKAVWGKIYGQWISGSAVFAYDYEEFNPARLLAMTSKYKVTTFCAPPTIYRFLIHEDMSKYDFSSLKYCVVAGEPLNPEVYNKWLERTGLKLMEGFGQTEMTVALGTYPWIEPRPGSMGKPSPGYNIELISLDGKKCEAGEEGEIVVNTMKGLPAGIFDGYYRDDRRTKSVWHDGYYYTGDMAWMDEEGYFWFVGRSDDVIKSSGYRIGPFEVESALITHPAVVECAITAVPDEIRGQIVKATVVLKKDYTPSDALKKELQDHVKKVTAPYKYPRIVEFVPALPKTISGKIRRVEIRDHDKK